In Deinococcus roseus, the following are encoded in one genomic region:
- a CDS encoding acyl carrier protein encodes MSVFEQVKEVIVDKLGVDADKVVLEASFVDDLGADSLETVELIMGLEDKFGVTIADEDAEKIRTVQDAVSFIEGNK; translated from the coding sequence ATGAGCGTGTTCGAACAAGTCAAAGAAGTGATCGTGGATAAACTCGGTGTGGATGCAGACAAAGTGGTTCTGGAAGCCAGCTTTGTGGATGACCTGGGCGCTGACTCCCTGGAAACCGTTGAGCTGATCATGGGCCTGGAAGACAAATTCGGCGTGACCATCGCCGATGAAGATGCCGAAAAGATCCGCACTGTGCAAGACGCAGTGAGCTTCATCGAAGGCAACAAGTAA